DNA from Palaemon carinicauda isolate YSFRI2023 chromosome 23, ASM3689809v2, whole genome shotgun sequence:
CCGCTAACATTACCTTTAAAACATCCCTCCTCATAAATTTTTTAACTTCTGGAAAACCAACCTTCTGGAATATCACTTCCAGCATTGAGGAAGCCATCACCGCCCCTCAATAATGTCAGTTTCCAGACGACAAACGATCGAACAATGCATCTGGAAGTTAGAAAGGACAGCGAGACGATTGTCCCCAGTTGGTCAGTGATTGATCGAAGCTCCGTGATATTAAACTCCGCGTTCCGTCCTGTCGAAGCAATGGAAGAGACATCCAAGTCGGTATTGGAACTAAGAAATAAAAGTGTTTAAACGATAATATTTGAAAGGGTAAACTATCTTCTTTGATAAGGTCGTGTCAGTTACAGTCGATATAAGAATTGATTTTAAGGTTTCTTGGctcagctgattattattattattattattattattattatcattattattattaggtacaaccctagttggaaaagcaagatgctataagcccaggggccccaacagggaaaatagcccagtgaggacaggaaacgtggagaaattaaatgttttaagaacagtaacaacattaaaataaatataaaactttaacaaaacaagaagtgaaattagatagaatagcgtgcccgagtgtaccctcaagtaagagaactctaactccagacagtggaaaaccatggtacagaggctatggcactccctaagactagagaacaatggtttgattttggagtgtcctcctagaacagctgcttaccatagctaaagagtctcttctacccttaccaaaaggaaagtagccactgaacaattacagtgcagtagttaaccccttgggtgaagaagaattgtttagtaatctcagtgttgtcaggtgtttgaggacagaggagaatctgtaatgaataggccagactattcagtgtatgtgtaggcaaagagaaagtgaaccgtaaccagagagaaggatccaatgaagtactgtctggccagtccaagaacccccataactatctagcggtagtatctcagcgggtggctggttccctggccaacctactacctattaaattGGACTTCAGCACTGCAGCCAAtgattatttctttactttttagattttatttgtAAAGATGAATAACATCGCCTTTAGATATATGGAGCAAGAAGATGAAATATTCAAAATGTTGCCAACTTGAAAAGTTACCCAAATATCTTAAGGTTAGTTTAACGTtgaacatatgaatatttatataagacCTATTAAATAAGATTTTGACATGATTAATTAACAAACTTTAATTAGATTTCATTTGCGATATTGTCCCAAAAAACTGTCTTTCATCTTAAACTTCGAGGCGTCATCAAAACGTGAAaacaataattaaatattttattctgaaaACCTTTAATTCAAGTTTGGGTATCAATAAAGTAATTTTTCTTCTACACCGGGCTTCGAACCTATGTTATCGAGGGTCAAGAATTCGAACCACGCTCACggctattttctttttagagaacacAAACTTACTGTCCAactttgtgatggcctattggaaaattCCCTGCTCATTGATCTCCTAGACtgtggttcgaatcccgctgaagctcgatagttttttgtagtgtttgcaacctcaccatcattgagcTAAGGGCGAGGTTTTTTGCTAGTGcccataggtttacctgctgagtcatcagtacccattgccttgccttccctggtcctagcttggatgaatagTGTGGGCTTGCCCTGGCCCCTTAACCTTGCCGCTTATGAGGAACTTTTAAACCTTGGGGGAAATATTTGCATAATAACTCGGTCATACgggacaaaagtatatatatatatatatatatatatatatatatatatatatatatatacagtatatatatatatatatatatatatatatatatatatatatgtatatatatacatatatatatatattatatatatatatacatacatacatacatatatttatttatttatatatatatatatatacatatatatatatatatatatatatatattatatctatctatctctcgatatatatatatatatatatatatatatatatatatatatatatatatatatatacacacacatatatcataaaaCAGCCAATTTTCATCTGTATTCAAACTCCCAAACCAtcacataaaacttttttttatccaatttctaTTGCTCCCATCGATTCCTAAAACGTTATCCTCATCGCATTTAACCATAGACTCGAGGCCTCTTCAAAGGAAGTCTTCTTTGATGACGGTCTTTCAAACTTTTTTCCTGAGAAATTCTCAATAATCTCTTACCTAACAATCTCTTTCATCGTTCTTCTCGAAATGTTTTTTCCAAGgaggactgactctctctctctctctctctctctctctctctctctctctctctctctctctcctctctctctctctctcttatagtcaagtaaatctaaaaatacagcATTAAACTATTGATAGACAAAAGTaatgaaggaatctctctctctctctctctctctctctctctctctctctctctctctctctctctctctctctctctctctctcttcctattagAGTCAAGtgtttttatctaaaaatacagcATTAAACTATTGATAGACTAAAGTAAtgaaggaatatctctctctctctctctctctctctttctctctctctctctctctctctctctctctctctctctctctctctcattttcactaATCTCTTACCTACAATTCCCTTTCATAattgtaggactctctctctctctctctctctctctctctctctctctctctctctctctctctctctctctcctctctctctctctctctctcctctctcacaagATTTTTTATGACATTTAGTTCAAGATGTAAATCGGCGGACCTTCATTTGACTTTCCATTCTAGTTTCTTTCCCTTCTTCGACCGTTCTCTGGATAATCTATTTAATCCAAAATACAATTAATCTCCTGCTTTGATGTTCAGTTGAATAACCATATCAGCGATTCAATGATGTattaattaaaagaattaaaagaatacTATAAACATAATTCATTTGAGTCCCCAGATACCGCCTTGAATCTTCCGTATTAAAGTATTATTTCATACTTAATTTCTTGCTTTGATATTTGATTAAATCATCAAATCATATACTAAATCATCCATCTTTTTAAATCACTGATTTACATCTTCCTAATCAGTtatagctgaatcggtggaacttcaaaagttcaaacttgtagcaaatgttttatgttgataaggctgacataagtctcttcttatagtttatatatgaaagatcaattttaatgtgttactattcttagaatattgtattttaactgttcattacttctcttgtagtttgttattaacctgtttcctttcctcactgggctatttttttctgttggagccatagggcttataacatccttcttttctaactagggtggtagcttacctagtaacaacaacaacaacaacaacaacaacaataataataataataataataataataataataataataataataatgatgatgatatatgaaagatctattttaatgctgttactgttcttgaaatattctattttaatagttcattacttaccttgtaatttttttattttcttatttcctttcctcactgggctagttttctctgttggagccctttggcttatagcagcttgcttttccaactagggtcgtaacttagctaataataataataataataataataataataataataataataataataataataataataaatactgtttATTTACAGGTGTCAGTAGAAGAATGGTACTCAGCCTGGCAAGCGGACGAAACTGACCGAGAATGGAGTCACAGATTTCGAGATCTCATGTTCCTCTTAGAAGATGCCTCAGGTAagatcctcctcttcttcttcttcttcttcttcttcttcttcttctcctctttgttatcctcctcctcctcctcctcctccttcttcttcttcttcttcttcttcttcttcttcttcttcttcccaaagcGCTCCAATTCATAATTCACAGAGGTATATATTTaatgcttgtattttttatatacttttcttcTCACTTGAAGGGAAATTGTCGTGTGTCCGTAAGCATAATCTTTACCGTATATTAAACTCCTTGGAAGACATACAGCCTCAATCTAGACTAAGTTAATTGATTATCTTCTACATCTTCTTAAATcacctctcttctccctcctatgATTCCCAGAGATGTCTATTCAgtaagatcttcttcttcttcttcttcttcttcttataaacTTTCTGAGAAGTCTATTTAGAAATGTTTTTTCTTTACCATTTGTTAAACTTCTGAAGatatataatttcaatttataCTAAATAAATAGATTATCTTcttcttactattttttttcttctttttcttcttcttcttcttcttcttcttcttcttcttcacagagATGTCTatttaaaaatatttcttcttCACCATAGCTTAAACTCTCTACAAGACTCCTAGCTTCTATCTAGACTAAGTAAAtagattatcttcttcttcttcttcttcttcttcttcttcttcttcttcttcttcttataattcCCTGATATGTCTATTTAGAAATGTTTCTTCTTTACCATTTATCAAACTCTCTACAAGACATGTACCTTCAATCTAAACTAAGTAAATAgattaacttcttcttcttcttcttcttctttttctcctcctcccccttatAATTCCCAGAGAAGTCTATTTAGAAATTTTTCTTCTTCACCATAGATTAAACTCTCTACAAGACACTTAGCTTCAATCTAAACTAAGTAAATAGattatctccttcttcttctcttcttcttcttcttcttcatataatTCCCAGAGAAGTCTATTTAGAAATGTTTCTACTTCACCATAGATTAAACTCTCTAAAAGACTCCTAGCTTCTAGTCTAAGTAAATACAGTAGATTATCCATTAAAAAAAATCCCTAGACAGTTCAAACTAACTTTTAATCCTCTTAAAACCAAGAACAACTAAGCGAATCTCATCAATAATTCATAGGTCTAATCCGGATAATAATCGCCCGCTTATTCCACAGGTGATGGCCATATTGACGTGGACGAGTACGTAGCTCTCTACACAGCCTTAGGCCTAACGGAACCCGGATGTCGGGAGGCCTTCAGAAGAGTCCAGAAGGTAACCGCTGCCCTCTTTATTCGTGCCACGATCTAGTTTGAATAGATTGATTATCTGTAGACTGCGTTTGGAGGAGGTTTAAAAACGTTGTACATTTCTGTTAGTCTTTAGAACGTTTTTATGGGTTCTAAAAAAACGTAGGAGAATATaaacgttttatttattttctcaactTTGATTTCGTATGATAATATACAACCTATAATTTATTTTCTCAATTTTGATTTCTAGTTTGAATAGATTGATTATCCGTAGACTGCGCTTGGAGGAGGTTTAAAAACGTTGTACATTTATGTTAGTCTTACGAACGTTTTTATGGGTTCTAAAAACGTAGGAGAATATACAACGTTTTATTACTTTCTTAACTTTGATTTCTAGTTTGAATAGATTGATTATCTGTAGACTGCGCTAAGACAAGTTTTAAAAACTTTGTCCATTTCTGTTAGCCTTACGAACGTTTTTATGGGTTCTAAAAAAATGTAGGAGAATATGCAacgttttatatattttctcaacTTTGATTTCTAGTTAGAATGGATTGGTTATCTGTAGACTGCGCTACGACAAGTTTTAAAAACGTACATTTCTATTAGCCCTAACGTTTTTATGAGTTATAAAAAACGTATGAGAATATACAAcgttttatttactttcttaaatTATATTTCTAGTTTGAATAGATTGATTATCTGTATACTGCGCTAAGTCGAGTTTTAAAAACGTTGTATATTTCTGTTAGCCCTAACGTTTTTATGGGTTCCAAAAAACGTATCACAATATGcaacgttttatttattttctcaactTTGATATGAATGGGATTCTATCTGTCACAGATGACATAGATTTGGTTGAATTTAATTTAAACGGGAATCTCTTTGTGTCTCTGGCTACGGTTAGATCAGCGAAATATTTCGTAAAAAGAAATTCTTGATTTCGAGGATATTTCCATTAAGTTCTCACCGTATCCTGAAATGGATGAGTTTAGAAATGCAAATTCAGAACTTTGTTCTGCTATGGCAGCAAAATCGATGATGCTGAACAGGAATCCGTAAAGTCTCTTGGCCTTTCCTATCTACATCAGCTATAATAGCATAAATCAGACCAGTTTCTCAATCAGcataaaattcatcatcatcatctcctcctacggctattgacgcaaagggcctcggttagatttcgccagtcgtctctatcttgggcttttaaatcaatatttctccattcatcatcatctacttcacgcttcatagtcctcagctatgtaggcacgggtcttccaac
Protein-coding regions in this window:
- the Scp2 gene encoding calexcitin-2, translating into MFLLEDASGDGHIDVDEYVALYTALGLTEPGCREAFRRVQKEDSGAVTKEKFDELWEQYFHSENVDAPGNYIFGKFDF